catacatcatataactcattatgcACACATAGATTCCCTTTTTatcatgcaaactaaactctaaCAAAAACTCACGTATCAACGTAAATTCTTAATaaagcatgacaaacgttcacataatggtcataaagcaattagacctcattatATCATTCATcaacttctcaaaatatgaaaactcaaaaactcatataaactaaactaagtcaaaattttacttagccaacaaaagacctaATCAAACACAATtagacactaatatcatgctcaattacatatatccTAAACCAATTCACTTATTAACACATTggcaagaaagtcctaatttttattaaactaaactctttgaaattttataaacacacatgaaaccttaatctaatcatagatctatcaattttaaccatttaatctcacatataaaccatcaatttacaatttagggcatagatacacatatccctaattttattaaactaattcacttcaaattcatcaattaacatcatatactcaatctactccatcaatcataATCATaaacatctcatagactcattctcatcatcaattcatcacttaATACATCAACTCGCAAATTCccaaattttgggtaaactaaactcatccaACTTTCACATCTCAGGGCATAgcctttcacaacacacatcaatcatcaccaaacatcacatagatctcatttttcaccccaaatcaaggaaagaaaaagaaatttttttgaagggttgagacccatttttttcgaaaatttggaaaacaAAGGAGGtggtgatttcttgcttcaatcttccaaaaatactcacatataacatcatacaagttatatctatggatttaaagatcacttacccaaacttacaccaaaactcacactttctctttctaactttgaAACCAATCTTCAAGGATCTTCTTGGATTCAAGTAGATAGGAGGTGTTTAGGTAAGATTTTGaaggtgatttatgtgtttggcataattttgtgaagcttcgaaggtttcattaatggttgacaatggtggaaatgtgagagatgagggagagaggtggtggTCGAAAATGGTGTGTAGGAGAAGTGAGAGAAAAATTTGCAAGATATGAAATGGATTTGGAGATCTTAGGGAATATTAGCAAATCTTAGCAAATATTTGGCATTAAATGCCTtgttatctctctctctaatctctacactcttaattaatccacttggcAAGTGGGTAATTAGGCACATTCTCAaaggaataaaataataatgtgagaagggtgattgaATAATAACCATAATAATTatggaaatgttactcattaataaaataccatagcataattattcatatgaccaagtaaaataattatagcactaatattagtgcactcgcttaattataatattcctcttcataggaaaaataatttgaaaatattatgctaggaaaaattttcataaaccggcatcattcgatttctcggtaaaaataaaccgcacttgctttggaaacttaatcaaaattccaagtgctaaagtcctgtgatgccccgctcttttaaatacatattagattgaatatgtgcattagttataaaattcttttaattatttatggtgattattttgttcagataatattatttcagcaaaagtctgcataagagatacagagctgcgatttaatattcagtcatgaatgaaaccaataattaaatttattggtttaactatacgtttgagactttgttttaccagtttattgatttaatcaatattattagaaaatttagatttataaccgattttataaatcgtgttatttaaatcaaattgctagaattataacttgagatcatatgcataataattctattatttcgtgttatatgtgttaaggtattaagtcgcgaattaattccgactttcacgtattaaatctcaagattgaggatttaatttatataaatacgacgagtatttattaaacgagaattggagaattattacaggaactgggagaaactagatcacggcactacacgtatgtctcgatttttcatccaacacatcaattcctacactatttcctacactattccctacactattccctacactattccaccttcccctccaacACCTCATTActgcaacaattttttttttaaaagttgcaTTATCTTCATGCATGTGTAATTGCTCCATTTTACTCCATTTTCTTCCATCTTAAACTCTTCTGCAAAAAGTTCAGTTTATCACCAACTCTCTCCTACAACtattcatcttcaattttcaaaagcttcagcacgccgagaaagaaatttcacggcaagatcacaattgtcaaaggatgcaaatttcaacaatcaaatcttcaaaagttgcaactcccggtaccaaaatttccaccattttgattctgttgtctgcagaaactcctctataaattgaggagagttctgcagaaggaagaagtgcagcaagaggtatgaggcaagagagagtttaggagaatttttaaaatttcttacttgcaagagctcaagtgagctcccttcaccgggccatttcttcgtcgaccggccactaggctctgaaccgagaacgtgtactcgttcctccatctttaggctaccaaacccaacaatcgaaaggccgaaaccttctctatattttcccgaccaaaggccacaatatccttcggaggccaacgtcgaattcccgacttagccaccggccaacttacggccttcgtttctcactatccttacgacgaaaaaggatcgagaaaccaccgttgtgtagcctgatctatctcgcacgaggaaaactaagtcgtagaccttcgcggctaaaccccatcgcggaacgacgaccagaaaaacccctggcgaacaacttccattagtgctcacttggacaagggtaagttgacgcccttatttcgatgcattcccgtttctattatattatgggaaatttctggggtatagatgggagtgtggtaaatattcgtacaaagtttcatatcatttgaacttcgtttactacccttttaaaattcgagaagtctactgcccgtatctgctaaaactgtcgtgaggcagatgattaggttaattatttcagtaaccatatgttgatatttagctctcaaatttttattctatgactatatatgtgttagctatctacatataaaatttgagctcattcaggtaacgtttgctatttttcaaaaatctggactttcagttggcagaaactgccgaatctggtaggcgatgggaaaatcgctatatctcttaaactacttggagtttttcaacatactttttttttaattaaactagactcaaagaggtttcgattgatataaaattagactccatacgagttcggagtaaaagcagtttattagttgaagttgaatatatacagttttgttgagatggaaatgattcaaaataattcctattaaggattttaaagttttattgttgataaaatatcacttttagtttataaatgagctattgagatatataaatattttgagaaagatttcatgagaacttgttggtaaaattatattagatggaatagttgataaatgaaatattaaagatttattaattaaatggttaaaatattaaaattattagatcttctcgaaaatttcttttatagttaactccttttattattttaaaatatttttacaaatgttcctaaaatctcacaatgaaattttcatcaggaattaatgtttagaatttattaatgacttattagttcttttaatagtagcaatatatatatattgattggcattattaaatggggaaaaggaaaatattttatgaattattctttatttataatggataaataaatgaataatataaaatgggctttcctacatcctcaaaggtacatgaagtatttcgataaaagaagaacgattgtatatgagttagatacagtcgtttaaggaaatatgggtagttagagaaatgagtgaatagtgattcactgcatttgttgttatcttttctattattcactcgaacacatgtttcgtgttatcaaaggttcaaataaacaaaagcgcctgagtaacctatcgcgctaaggaaagagaatcattgtcttaagtagcaaaacactgcaatcaggtaggcattactttcatatatatcaaatgagtttaactgttacgttcaagcaagttatttcatgacaaaatctttgaattgaagttatttcaagtattgtcttgccataaaatgttttaatttcagtatgatatctatctgatatggctttgccagttatcatgtaatcgaattcgggtcttgagcagttgatagctatcctgccttggctagtgtacaccagtgaccgtgagtcatctagcgggttggccggtcaagtgaccgtgagaggtggccacctctccggcacacagattcagatatgatagattacaaaagaacttagtctgatcagacgaactttagaatcacaaatgaatttagtatgcttagggcctttttaagtaaaaacccttggttatactattgaaatggcatgacaatttacagttattatgtatgtatatgattttcggcatatgtctactgagtaccttgtactcagccctgcatgtatttctaaatgtgcaggttgagcagtgatgagtgatgatggggtgtcgtgcggagctttgtcatatttactaaataaactcttggcgatacatgtcttcatacatgtatcacgttctcatttccgctgcgaacactcagttatgatgcagtttatcctattatgttggattgtcaaatcaagttattgtataaacacttaaatcggatactcatgaccgattactcgttattatctatatatatgtgtgacttattctcatatgatgtctaaatcttaatttaattcatttataattatttatcacccctttctgtcccctctcctaatttcccttccctagtcacggtttcccggcttacctatccttagttaagtccggtcgtgacagctcaaataaaaatcataataacttgctcataaaGACACAcgtaacaaaaatcacatagtcaatcagtcacgtaaattcacataatatcacgtcaaaacagtcggcaaacacagacaaactaaacgtatctctgaccgactcttttcatcaagggttctcactctttctttctcaactctatgtcaaactcattattcctattttcttaataggacagtcattctctgataactcggtatccagtaattctattcccggtagtcggaaataaaataaaatctcaattcaattcaatcagcatctctaactcaactcaattctcaaatctcatcactctaactctatcattggtttgtccactcgtatctctatttaaaagacaatctgtcttatctggtcataaaaaaaaaataataatctcacatctcgacatctcagtactttcaatagtgttaagacactatctcacaacataaggaaaagtacggggtgttacacaatCCTTGTTCTGGAGTCCTCATGCTCGTGCATACCCAGACCGCCACCGCTCCGTCGAATGTGTTATGCcgctttttctttctctttcctGCTTTCTTTCCAAGTCAAATAACATGGATTCAGGCGGTGAATCAGAGCGAATCTGAGACATAATGCTCATCTTGTGGTTTTTGAGGGAAACTTATCAGCTAAATTAATTTGGTGTGAAAACATGAACTTGTACTTACTTGATGCAGTATTCAACATCGTCGGATAATTTTGGGAAAATATTGATTAATATAGGGGAATAGTTAGGTACTTTACACTTACGAATGGAAGAAGCAAAAACTATTACTGCTATGTTGtacgagaagaagaagaaaaaaattgacCAAGAAAAATGCAGAAAACGAAAATGAAAAGAAGAATAACAAAATAGAGATAAAgaagaaaatcaaataaaaaaactagGAATCAAActaaaatgagaagaaaaagagaagcaTTCGAAGCTGTTCCAAAAATTATGTGAATTGGGATACTTACGGTTATCAATTATTGTTTGCACTGTTATTTATCAAATCggaaatttgataaaataacaaaaatagtTAGAAGGGCAAAATTGTctgtttattttaaaatttattagaattagtatatttttatttttgtggatattattaattttttgttaagCAAAGTGGTTAGTTAGAGGTATTGACACAATAAAAATATCTCATTAATTCACATAGACCATGAAACGAAGGAAAGAAGATGAATCTCAAACAGTATTATATAATGATGATGATTATATAATATTTAGGCACAACTCAAAGTTTCCATTAGCATGTCTATCATAAACGGCTTGAGCTTAATTACCATTTTTTAAGTAGCAAAACGACAACTATTTTAGATTAGTCGGACAAAAACATAACCTACtatgtttataaaaaataaaaagcacAAAACATAACCTACTGGTATTATAACTGAACTTTTAACAAAACTTATTTACAACATAAATGTCGAGGAGGTCCATGACAAAATTCTCATTTCTGTCTCATTTTAACTaccaaattatttataaaaaatgaaaagcacaaaacaaaagaaagttaAGATAAACAACGAATGTAAGCAAATATTTGACAGAAGCAACGTTGAAATCGAATAGTAAGATTTGCACgaacaaattatatttataaaagtaaaaaaaataaaattagatcaAACATCTTCATCGTCTTTGTCAGTGTCTTGTTTGTCAGCTTCATCGTCGTTGTCTTCGATGCCAACCCAACGCGTGAAAGCAAAAAGAAACTCCTTGTAGTTTACCATTCCATTCTTGTCCCAATCCATCTCCTCTGCAAACAGAAATTGCAGCTTAGTAACTAGTGAAGCTTCCACATCATAAGATAGGCACTGTCTTTTATATCACTCATGCAAAAAATGATTGACAAACAACACATTTCATTATGcaaaaagagagagatagagaaagagtACTGACCAAACCTCTTCATGGCTATCCTCCCAGAAGACCGTTCTCCTGCAGTAGTTTCATTAATGGCCTCAACCATCTCATTTTTGCTCACATATCCATCCTTGTTCTTATCTAAAAACACGAACGCATCTACTAATGTTTCAAAAGTACCTTTGAGATTTTGCACTCCAATCTGAGATTTCTGTCAGTGTCAAAGACTAGAACAAGCAACATGTTGGCAGAGGAGAATACATGAACATTGTTAGGAATGATCATAGACATGCTTTGGCCAAATACAAATTCAAGAATATCTTGAACGGCATATTGGCAATGAAGGAGTGTGCACAAAGAAACAGATTGAACAAAGAGCTTTAGAATCTTCTTCAAAGTCCCACGTGCATGTAAATGTCAGTTTATGTTTATCCAAGTAATTTGCTCTATGAGATATCAAACATGAATTTAGAAGCAGACAAATGCATCAAACAAGAAGTCGTTTTCAAATATCAGACGAAAGCAGAATAAATAGAGGTGAAATATTTTGGATACACAGTTCTCAGCAGCAGGATCTTTCTGCAGAAGGTAGACGAGGCAAAGGAGAACAATAAATTCGTTGAATGTTATTCTCATGTCATCATTTATATCACATTCCTCAAAGAGGTCATCAATCTCCTCATCAGTGAAGTTGATCTGTAGTTTGTGGAAACAGTTTTTCAGCTCCTGTGGATCTATTGAACCATTTCCATCCTCatctattacaaaaaaaaaaaaaaaagattctgGTTACAATTTCTTCAAGTGGATACCATAAACAATTAGCATGCAACTAGCAATTACCACCACGGTAATGCTAAATAGTGAAAGCAACTATGAAGAACAAACAATGGATTGGTGAAATTTCACAAAAATATGCAAGTTAGACTTGacactctttatttaattgtttgttGTTCAAAGAAGCAAAGTTTTATCGTTTCTAACATATCCTCTTATAACATAGATATGCAATTCAAACAAAGAGATAGCAAAAAGATCAAACAAGTAACTCCCAAATAACATATTACCAAATTCTTCGAATGTTGATCTACACTTCCTAAAGCTCTCATCAATCTTTGGGAATTTTAAGATAATGCTGTTAAATGCTGTCATAGAACTCCCAAGAACTTCTCTTCTTTGCACTGCCTCAATAATTTTGGCCTCAACCTTTGTCTTCGGGGCTGAAGCCTCGGGAGTTCCATCCTTATCAAGCACACCTCCCATTTTTTTAAGTTAGAAGATTAAACTGGCTCTGCAAAAacaatatcaaaatcaaatGAGTGAGACGGATTGCCACTTGTTTTATTTACAATATTCAACctattcaattaaattaaatggcATATCACAATTCAAAATCTCATAAAGCCGAGGCCTCATAAAAACCTCTCAAGATAAACTAAAAAAAAGTTATGAAAATATGTGAAGCATAGATCATTGATGTCAAATCCATTCAACATCCAATTCTTGATCCCTTTAAATCTCAATGTGAGGCCAATATGATGCATCAAACAGAATGACGGTATTGAATAAATGATGATCTTCAAATCTCATAGATACATTCTTAAAATTCTACATAATCTGCCCTTTCTAAGCAAATATTCATAATTCATCATAACTCGTGCATAGTTCACATTAAATTTCAAAATCTTGATCAACATTCCACACACAACAGATTTGAATATCTAATGTAAAATGGTGCCATCCTAACTCACATGAAATTCAAGATTCACTgagaaaattaaataacatgaatCTTTCAATAGCAAGATAAGGAAATGAAACCCTGTTTAAGACattaaaagagagagagagagagcacctTAAATTCATACAAAGGAATCCAGATAGGATAGCTGAATATCTCTAAGCGTGATTAACAACAAGATTGGAATCAGCAACGGTAAAGAGGCTGGGATCTTTACGTTAAAAGTGAAAAACAAGATTTGCagagaaaatggtgaaaaatggTTCGGATCATAAATATTTTAGAGAAACAGAAATCAAATATAAATCGGGCAAGTAATCACTGATGTAGGAAATGTTGCAGTTTTTGTTTCCTTggtgtatttaatttaatttattattaactaGTTTGTAATTGGCCGAGTTTTGTGAAAAAACATTTTATGTTGTAATTTGAAAGTTTTAAAAATAAGTTGTTAAGTAAAGTTCAATTATATAAAGTCGTGACTAATAACTTATTAACACACATTACAACTCGAAAATGCATAACAATTAAAAACTAAACATTGTCCTTATATAATTGTTAATATATACACGTCCACTCAGATAAAATTACA
This is a stretch of genomic DNA from Salvia miltiorrhiza cultivar Shanhuang (shh) unplaced genomic scaffold, IMPLAD_Smil_shh fragScaff_scaffold_21, whole genome shotgun sequence. It encodes these proteins:
- the LOC131002818 gene encoding probable calcium-binding protein CML21 isoform X3; its protein translation is MGGVLDKDGTPEASAPKTKVEAKIIEAVQRREVLGSSMTAFNSIILKFPKIDESFRKCRSTFEEFDEDGNGSIDPQELKNCFHKLQINFTDEEIDDLFEECDINDDMRITFNEFIVLLCLVYLLQKDPAAENCKSQIGVQNLKGERSSGRIAMKRFEEMDWDKNGMVNYKEFLFAFTRWVGIEDNDDEADKQDTDKDDEDV
- the LOC131002818 gene encoding probable calcium-binding protein CML21 isoform X4, which translates into the protein MGGVLDKDGTPEASAPKTKVEAKIIEAVQRREVLGSSMTAFNSIILKFPKIDESFRKCRSTFEEFDEDGNGSIDPQELKNCFHKLQINFTDEEIDDLFEECDINDDMRITFNEFIVLLCLVYLLQKDPAAENCIGVQNLKGERSSGRIAMKRFEEMDWDKNGMVNYKEFLFAFTRWVGIEDNDDEADKQDTDKDDEDV
- the LOC131002818 gene encoding probable calcium-binding protein CML21 isoform X1, with product MGGVLDKDGTPEASAPKTKVEAKIIEAVQRREVLGSSMTAFNSIILKFPKIDESFRKCRSTFEEFDEDGNGSIDPQELKNCFHKLQINFTDEEIDDLFEECDINDDMRITFNEFIVLLCLVYLLQKDPAAENCKSQIGVQNLKGTFETLVDAFVFLDKNKDGYVSKNEMVEAINETTAGERSSGRIAMKRFEEMDWDKNGMVNYKEFLFAFTRWVGIEDNDDEADKQDTDKDDEDV
- the LOC131002818 gene encoding probable calcium-binding protein CML21 isoform X2: MGGVLDKDGTPEASAPKTKVEAKIIEAVQRREVLGSSMTAFNSIILKFPKIDESFRKCRSTFEEFDEDGNGSIDPQELKNCFHKLQINFTDEEIDDLFEECDINDDMRITFNEFIVLLCLVYLLQKDPAAENCIGVQNLKGTFETLVDAFVFLDKNKDGYVSKNEMVEAINETTAGERSSGRIAMKRFEEMDWDKNGMVNYKEFLFAFTRWVGIEDNDDEADKQDTDKDDEDV